One window from the genome of Nicotiana sylvestris chromosome 9, ASM39365v2, whole genome shotgun sequence encodes:
- the LOC138877417 gene encoding uncharacterized protein: protein MNWFGKRFQIPREPERPATRPHVQQFTDDSREQWDWLTKEARYRATISKLEGQIRNLKFDNCVQAAVDEGEKKKLAQENEALIAQIQKMKIAAKNQERSQADERLICGLRKKVIECQDDLEKSEASLARARAQLIKNAEGKVEFVRQLKRKYEGTITDLKKKLTTLENEVAKQARNFKAEREHCYDLMSQMEEDMQ from the coding sequence ATGAATTGGTTTGGTAAAAGGTTTCAAATCCCTCGAGAGCCCGAAAGGCCTGCTACAAGAcctcacgtccaacaattcacTGACGACTCGCGAgagcaatgggactggttgacaaAAGAGGCAAGATATAGGGCCACGATAAGTAAATTGGAGGGACAAATCAGGAACCTCAAATTTGACAATTGCGTCCAAGCTGCTGtcgatgaaggggaaaagaagaagctGGCTCAGGAAAACGAAGCCCTTATAGCTCagatccaaaagatgaaaattgCTGCTAAAAACCAGGAAAGAAGCCAagcagatgaaaggcttatatGTGGTCTTAGAAAGAAAGTAATCGAGTGTCAAGATGACTTGGAAAAATCTGAGGCCAGTCTAGCAAGAGCCCGAGCGCAGCTGATAAAGAATGCAGAAGGAAAAGTGGAATTTGTGCGGCagttgaaaagaaaatatgaggggacaatcACAGATTTGAAGAAAAAGTTAACTACCCTTGAAAATGAGGTGGCCAAGCAAGCTAGGAACTTTAAAGccgaaagggaacattgctatgaCTTGATGTCCCAAATGGAGGAAGATATGCAATAG